A genome region from Ralstonia solanacearum K60 includes the following:
- the lexA gene encoding transcriptional repressor LexA has protein sequence MATLTPRQQQIYDLIRQTIQRTGFPPTRAEIAAEFGFSSPNAAEEHLRALARKGVIELTPGASRGIRLRATGDASPHQFSLPSMGLMQLTLPLVGRVAAGSPILAAEHIDRQYQVDPSLFSSRPDFLLKVRGMSMRDAGILDGDLLAVQRANEATNGKIVVARLGDDVTVKRFQRKGRHVELIAENPDFEPIHVDLDRDEFQLEGLAVGLIRPAAP, from the coding sequence ATGGCCACCCTCACCCCTCGCCAGCAGCAGATCTACGATCTGATCCGCCAAACGATCCAGCGTACCGGCTTCCCACCGACACGCGCCGAGATCGCTGCGGAGTTCGGCTTCTCGTCGCCGAATGCGGCCGAGGAGCACCTGCGGGCGCTGGCCCGCAAGGGTGTGATCGAACTGACGCCTGGGGCATCGCGCGGCATCCGGCTGCGCGCGACGGGCGATGCGTCGCCGCACCAGTTCTCGCTGCCGTCGATGGGGCTGATGCAGCTGACGCTGCCGCTGGTGGGCCGTGTTGCCGCAGGTAGCCCGATCCTGGCAGCCGAGCACATCGACCGGCAGTACCAGGTCGATCCTTCCCTGTTTTCCAGCCGGCCGGATTTCCTGTTGAAGGTGCGCGGCATGAGCATGCGCGATGCCGGCATCCTCGACGGCGATCTGCTGGCGGTGCAGCGCGCCAACGAGGCCACCAACGGCAAGATCGTCGTTGCACGGCTGGGCGATGACGTGACGGTCAAGCGCTTCCAGCGCAAGGGCCGGCATGTCGAGCTGATTGCCGAGAATCCCGATTTCGAACCCATCCACGTCGATCTCGATCGCGACGAGTTTCAACTGGAAGGTCTGGCGGTCGGCCTGATCCGGCCAGCCGCCCCGTAA